A single region of the Triticum dicoccoides isolate Atlit2015 ecotype Zavitan chromosome 2B, WEW_v2.0, whole genome shotgun sequence genome encodes:
- the LOC119364890 gene encoding O-glucosyltransferase rumi homolog isoform X2 — MAMAVAATGAVEGQRSSKLVAALSRTSAAFLFFSVVVVGAVAVSTRWITTTTTLQVSFPTAAAIPAAAAVLHPETQHPNPSPQSTSTPPRPPPAAYSISCPTPPVRRNISHTTKASKSSQTLALALSSSSSCRSAPDLLPATATAARSPSYSSCPSYFRFIHEDLRPWRAAGGVTRAMLARARATASFRLVVLNGRAFVQRFRPAFQTRDLFTIWGILQLLRRYPGRVPDLDLMFDCVDWPVVRTHLYRGEHAPFMPPLFRYCGDDRTLDIVFPDWSFWGWPEINIKPWDALHKDLKDGNSKVRWFSREPYAYWKGNAAVATSRQELVKCNVSSTQDWNARIYTQDWFKESKEGYKTSNLESQCTHRYKIYIEGSAWSISQKYILACDSMTLLVTPKYYDFFSRSLMPLQHYWPVRNENKCASIQYAVDWGNSHKQLAQRIGKEASDFVQQEVNMDHVYDYMLHLLTEYAKLLKFKPTKPPEAVEVCPESLVCQAEGTQKKFLMESMVKSAYDSGPCDLPPPFNPQELTMLKQRKENSIRQVEMWERRASTTR, encoded by the exons ATGGCGATGGCGGTGGCAGCAACTGGGGCCGTGGAGGGACAGCGATCCAGCAAGCTTGTGGCGGCGTTGTCGAGAACGagcgcggccttcctcttcttctccgtcgTCGTCGTCGGAGCAGTCGCCGTATCCACTCGCtggatcaccaccaccaccact TTACAGGTAAGCTTCCCCACCGCCGCGGCcattcccgccgccgccgccgttctccACCCCGAAACACAGCACCCCAACCCATCACCGCAGTCGACCTCCACACCACCACGACCGCCACCCGCAGCCTACTCCATCTCTTGCCCCACCCCTCCCGTCCGTCGCAACATCTCCCACACCACCAAAGCGAGCAAATCTTCCCAAACCCTGGCCCTCgcgctctcctcctcatcctcctgccgctccgcccccgacctcctaccggccaccgccaccgccgcccgttCACCCTCCTACTCCTCGTGCCCATCCTACTTCCGCTTCATCCACGAGGACCTCCGCCCATGGCGCGCGGCGGGGGGCGTCACCCGCGCCATGCTCGCGCGCGCCCGCGCCACCGCCAGCTTCCGCCTCGTCGTCCTGAACGGCCGCGCGTTCGTGCAGCGGTTCCGCCCGGCGTTCCAGACGCGCGACCTCTTCACTATCTGGGGGATTCTCCAGCTGCTCCGCCGCTACCCCGGCCGCGTCCCCGACCTCGACCTCATGTTCGACTGCGTCGACTGGCCCGTCGTCCGCACGCACCTCTACCGCGGGGAGCACGCCCCCTTCATGCCGCCGCTGTTCCGGTACTGCGGGGATGACAGGACGCTCGACATCGTCTTCCCAGATTGGTCATTCTGGGGCTG GCCCGAGATCAACATAAAACCATGGGATGCCCTGCATAAAGATTTGAAGGATGGTAATAGTAAAGTAAGATGGTTCAGTAGAGAGCCTTATGCTTACTGGAAAGGGAATGCAGCAGTTGCGACATCACGGCAGGAATTGGTTAAGTGTAATGTCTCCAGCACGCAAGATTGGAATGCAAGGATTTACACTCAG GACTGGTTCAAAGAGAGCAAGGAAGGGTATAAGACATCGAATTTGGAGAGTCAGTGCACTCACAG GTACAAGATCTATATAGAAGGATCAGCATGGTCTATCAGTCAGAAATATATTCTAGCATGTGATTCAATGACACTGTTGGTGACACCAAAATACTATGATTTCTTTTCAAGGTCTCTTATGCCGCTTCAGCATTATTGGCCAGTTCGGAATGAAAATAAGTGCGCCTCAATACAATATGCTGTTGACTGGGGCAACTCCCACAAGCAATTG GCACAGCGCATAGGAAAGGAAGCAAGCGATTTCGTTCAACAAGAGGTTAATATGGACCATGTGTATGATTACATGCTCCACCTTTTAACCGAATATGCCAAGCTTCTAAAGTTCAAGCCAACTAAGCCACCTGAAGCTGTTGAGGTCTGTCCTGAATCTTTGGTCTGCCAAGCTGAAGGCACCCAGAAGAAGTTTCTTATGGAATCCATGGTGAAGTCTGCCTATGATTCAGGTCCATGTGATCTTCCCCCACCTTTCAACCCTCAGGAGCTCACAATGTTAAAACAGAGGAAAGAAAATTCAATCAGGCAGGTTGAAATGTGGGAGCGCAGAGCTTCAACAACTAGATAA
- the LOC119364890 gene encoding O-glucosyltransferase rumi homolog isoform X3 has translation MLRIMSPLSTLEEQAPSSPLSTPEEPAPSSPLSTPEEPAPCSPEFLVQRSTLSPTVATTQLQVSFPTAAAIPAAAAVLHPETQHPNPSPQSTSTPPRPPPAAYSISCPTPPVRRNISHTTKASKSSQTLALALSSSSSCRSAPDLLPATATAARSPSYSSCPSYFRFIHEDLRPWRAAGGVTRAMLARARATASFRLVVLNGRAFVQRFRPAFQTRDLFTIWGILQLLRRYPGRVPDLDLMFDCVDWPVVRTHLYRGEHAPFMPPLFRYCGDDRTLDIVFPDWSFWGWPEINIKPWDALHKDLKDGNSKVRWFSREPYAYWKGNAAVATSRQELVKCNVSSTQDWNARIYTQDWFKESKEGYKTSNLESQCTHRSLMPLQHYWPVRNENKCASIQYAVDWGNSHKQLAQRIGKEASDFVQQEVNMDHVYDYMLHLLTEYAKLLKFKPTKPPEAVEVCPESLVCQAEGTQKKFLMESMVKSAYDSGPCDLPPPFNPQELTMLKQRKENSIRQVEMWERRASTTR, from the exons ATGCTCCGCATCATGTCGCCTTTGAGTACGCTGGAGGAACAGGCACCGAGTTCGCCTTTGAGTACGCCGGAGGAACCGGCACCGAGTTCGCCTTTGAGTACGCCGGAGGAACCGGCACCGTGTTCGCCGGAATTCTTGGTCCAGAGAAGCACTCTGAGTCCAACGGTGGCTACAACACAG TTACAGGTAAGCTTCCCCACCGCCGCGGCcattcccgccgccgccgccgttctccACCCCGAAACACAGCACCCCAACCCATCACCGCAGTCGACCTCCACACCACCACGACCGCCACCCGCAGCCTACTCCATCTCTTGCCCCACCCCTCCCGTCCGTCGCAACATCTCCCACACCACCAAAGCGAGCAAATCTTCCCAAACCCTGGCCCTCgcgctctcctcctcatcctcctgccgctccgcccccgacctcctaccggccaccgccaccgccgcccgttCACCCTCCTACTCCTCGTGCCCATCCTACTTCCGCTTCATCCACGAGGACCTCCGCCCATGGCGCGCGGCGGGGGGCGTCACCCGCGCCATGCTCGCGCGCGCCCGCGCCACCGCCAGCTTCCGCCTCGTCGTCCTGAACGGCCGCGCGTTCGTGCAGCGGTTCCGCCCGGCGTTCCAGACGCGCGACCTCTTCACTATCTGGGGGATTCTCCAGCTGCTCCGCCGCTACCCCGGCCGCGTCCCCGACCTCGACCTCATGTTCGACTGCGTCGACTGGCCCGTCGTCCGCACGCACCTCTACCGCGGGGAGCACGCCCCCTTCATGCCGCCGCTGTTCCGGTACTGCGGGGATGACAGGACGCTCGACATCGTCTTCCCAGATTGGTCATTCTGGGGCTG GCCCGAGATCAACATAAAACCATGGGATGCCCTGCATAAAGATTTGAAGGATGGTAATAGTAAAGTAAGATGGTTCAGTAGAGAGCCTTATGCTTACTGGAAAGGGAATGCAGCAGTTGCGACATCACGGCAGGAATTGGTTAAGTGTAATGTCTCCAGCACGCAAGATTGGAATGCAAGGATTTACACTCAG GACTGGTTCAAAGAGAGCAAGGAAGGGTATAAGACATCGAATTTGGAGAGTCAGTGCACTCACAG GTCTCTTATGCCGCTTCAGCATTATTGGCCAGTTCGGAATGAAAATAAGTGCGCCTCAATACAATATGCTGTTGACTGGGGCAACTCCCACAAGCAATTG GCACAGCGCATAGGAAAGGAAGCAAGCGATTTCGTTCAACAAGAGGTTAATATGGACCATGTGTATGATTACATGCTCCACCTTTTAACCGAATATGCCAAGCTTCTAAAGTTCAAGCCAACTAAGCCACCTGAAGCTGTTGAGGTCTGTCCTGAATCTTTGGTCTGCCAAGCTGAAGGCACCCAGAAGAAGTTTCTTATGGAATCCATGGTGAAGTCTGCCTATGATTCAGGTCCATGTGATCTTCCCCCACCTTTCAACCCTCAGGAGCTCACAATGTTAAAACAGAGGAAAGAAAATTCAATCAGGCAGGTTGAAATGTGGGAGCGCAGAGCTTCAACAACTAGATAA
- the LOC119364890 gene encoding O-glucosyltransferase rumi homolog isoform X1: MLRIMSPLSTLEEQAPSSPLSTPEEPAPSSPLSTPEEPAPCSPEFLVQRSTLSPTVATTQLQVSFPTAAAIPAAAAVLHPETQHPNPSPQSTSTPPRPPPAAYSISCPTPPVRRNISHTTKASKSSQTLALALSSSSSCRSAPDLLPATATAARSPSYSSCPSYFRFIHEDLRPWRAAGGVTRAMLARARATASFRLVVLNGRAFVQRFRPAFQTRDLFTIWGILQLLRRYPGRVPDLDLMFDCVDWPVVRTHLYRGEHAPFMPPLFRYCGDDRTLDIVFPDWSFWGWPEINIKPWDALHKDLKDGNSKVRWFSREPYAYWKGNAAVATSRQELVKCNVSSTQDWNARIYTQDWFKESKEGYKTSNLESQCTHRYKIYIEGSAWSISQKYILACDSMTLLVTPKYYDFFSRSLMPLQHYWPVRNENKCASIQYAVDWGNSHKQLAQRIGKEASDFVQQEVNMDHVYDYMLHLLTEYAKLLKFKPTKPPEAVEVCPESLVCQAEGTQKKFLMESMVKSAYDSGPCDLPPPFNPQELTMLKQRKENSIRQVEMWERRASTTR, encoded by the exons ATGCTCCGCATCATGTCGCCTTTGAGTACGCTGGAGGAACAGGCACCGAGTTCGCCTTTGAGTACGCCGGAGGAACCGGCACCGAGTTCGCCTTTGAGTACGCCGGAGGAACCGGCACCGTGTTCGCCGGAATTCTTGGTCCAGAGAAGCACTCTGAGTCCAACGGTGGCTACAACACAG TTACAGGTAAGCTTCCCCACCGCCGCGGCcattcccgccgccgccgccgttctccACCCCGAAACACAGCACCCCAACCCATCACCGCAGTCGACCTCCACACCACCACGACCGCCACCCGCAGCCTACTCCATCTCTTGCCCCACCCCTCCCGTCCGTCGCAACATCTCCCACACCACCAAAGCGAGCAAATCTTCCCAAACCCTGGCCCTCgcgctctcctcctcatcctcctgccgctccgcccccgacctcctaccggccaccgccaccgccgcccgttCACCCTCCTACTCCTCGTGCCCATCCTACTTCCGCTTCATCCACGAGGACCTCCGCCCATGGCGCGCGGCGGGGGGCGTCACCCGCGCCATGCTCGCGCGCGCCCGCGCCACCGCCAGCTTCCGCCTCGTCGTCCTGAACGGCCGCGCGTTCGTGCAGCGGTTCCGCCCGGCGTTCCAGACGCGCGACCTCTTCACTATCTGGGGGATTCTCCAGCTGCTCCGCCGCTACCCCGGCCGCGTCCCCGACCTCGACCTCATGTTCGACTGCGTCGACTGGCCCGTCGTCCGCACGCACCTCTACCGCGGGGAGCACGCCCCCTTCATGCCGCCGCTGTTCCGGTACTGCGGGGATGACAGGACGCTCGACATCGTCTTCCCAGATTGGTCATTCTGGGGCTG GCCCGAGATCAACATAAAACCATGGGATGCCCTGCATAAAGATTTGAAGGATGGTAATAGTAAAGTAAGATGGTTCAGTAGAGAGCCTTATGCTTACTGGAAAGGGAATGCAGCAGTTGCGACATCACGGCAGGAATTGGTTAAGTGTAATGTCTCCAGCACGCAAGATTGGAATGCAAGGATTTACACTCAG GACTGGTTCAAAGAGAGCAAGGAAGGGTATAAGACATCGAATTTGGAGAGTCAGTGCACTCACAG GTACAAGATCTATATAGAAGGATCAGCATGGTCTATCAGTCAGAAATATATTCTAGCATGTGATTCAATGACACTGTTGGTGACACCAAAATACTATGATTTCTTTTCAAGGTCTCTTATGCCGCTTCAGCATTATTGGCCAGTTCGGAATGAAAATAAGTGCGCCTCAATACAATATGCTGTTGACTGGGGCAACTCCCACAAGCAATTG GCACAGCGCATAGGAAAGGAAGCAAGCGATTTCGTTCAACAAGAGGTTAATATGGACCATGTGTATGATTACATGCTCCACCTTTTAACCGAATATGCCAAGCTTCTAAAGTTCAAGCCAACTAAGCCACCTGAAGCTGTTGAGGTCTGTCCTGAATCTTTGGTCTGCCAAGCTGAAGGCACCCAGAAGAAGTTTCTTATGGAATCCATGGTGAAGTCTGCCTATGATTCAGGTCCATGTGATCTTCCCCCACCTTTCAACCCTCAGGAGCTCACAATGTTAAAACAGAGGAAAGAAAATTCAATCAGGCAGGTTGAAATGTGGGAGCGCAGAGCTTCAACAACTAGATAA